Proteins encoded within one genomic window of Glycine soja cultivar W05 chromosome 1, ASM419377v2, whole genome shotgun sequence:
- the LOC114418934 gene encoding MORC family CW-type zinc finger protein 4-like isoform X5, whose amino-acid sequence MVMPIILQKDRKIISAVKCLDPPFELPQELNITSLVSTKKISNLSKFPQFSLNPAPDTSRDLKEWGIFLNFLHKYDKVAIINFQKYKFFILPPSIASESSPVNVAYEIDNTCSVDTHPRDYESVECGGPNTAKDLKFPPRAEDHVNLFTAETCNEFQSRLPVKNFIRVDPSYLKTLGQVHSGWIFGGIAELVDNSRDAKATKMDIFVDLINLKKSGKDVPMLSVIDDGNGMNHAEVMKMVSFGHKQSDKDDKDHIGKFGVGFKTGAMRLGRDVLVLTQTTNSRSLAFLSQSLNEGKDNIEIPIVSYCRHGQRMEVDLSMQSEALAKYNLKAIKEFSPFNKYLIGEKAALFGGGTGTQIYIWNLDEWGSKYCLEWHDGLKGGSSFHQGDILISSKRIRSRPGQISQKVPLDYSLRAYLEVIFLVPRMKISVQGTLVKSRPLGNFLTQIVIETDNILGRPVELILGFSQLEWEQANCGMFLYWHGRLIEDEQDGRVWVHNNKQGFQDSQPYACLEQWLGRKADKYWDDNFDSLTLDKQNCVFKPDHEWVQCDKCRKWRILPSDFDSRKLPVQWFCYMDPFKGQCADAEQKMEPGIVNVSTKRSGYDCLLKDSDNEKMEVVTTSATGSDEKLLNTEDVKFPALKRLKRGLKTMISTRHNHFF is encoded by the exons ATGGTCATGCCCATTATTCTTCAGAAAGATAGGAAAATTATAAGCGCCGTGAAGTGCTTAGACCCGCCTTTTGAATT GCCACAAGAGTTGAACATAACTTCTCTAGTTTCAACAAAAAAGATATCTAACCTTTCAAAATTTCCCCAATTTTCACTAAATCCGGCTCCAGATACTTCACGTGACCTAAAAGAGTGGGGAATCTTTTTGAATTTTCTACACAAATATGACAAG GTTGCTATTATAAACTTTCAGAAGTACAAGTTTTTCATTCTACCCCCTTCTATAGCTTCAGAATCTAGCCCGGTCAATGTTGCATATGAGATAGATAATACATGTTCAGTAGATACTCATCCAAGGGATTATGAATCAG TGGAATGTGGTGGACCAAATACAGCTAAAGATCTTAAGTTTCCTCCTCGAGCTGAAGACCATGTCAATCTTTTTACAGCTGAAACTTGCAATGAATTTCAATCTCGACTCCCTGTGAAAAATTTCATACGGGTAGACCCAAGTTACCTGAAAACTCTTGGTCAGGTTCATTCTGGATGGATTTTTGGTGGAATAGCTGAGCTTGTTGATAATTCCAGAGATGCCAAAGCAACTAA GATGGACATTTTTGTAGATCTGATCAACTTAAAGAAATCTGGGAAGGATGTCCCTATGCTGTCAGTTATTGATGATGGTAATGGGATGAACCATGCGGAGGTTATGAAAATGGTATCTTTTGGGCACAAACAATCTGATAAAGATGACAAGGATCACATTGGCAAGTTTGGTGTTGGATTCAAA ACTGGAGCAATGAGGCTTGGGAGGGATGTCCTGGTTCTAACACAGACAACTAATTCCAGATCActagcttttctttcacaatcattGAATGAAGGCAAAGAT AATATTGAAATTCCCATAGTTAGTTATTGTCGACATGGACAACGTATGGAAGTTGACTTAAGTATGCAGTCTGAAGCTTTGGCTAAATACAATTTGAAAGCTATTAAGGAATTTTCACCCTTTAATAAGTATCTTATTGGTGAAAAGGCAGCCTTGTTTGGCGGCGGTACAGGAACACAGATATACATATGGAACTTGGATGAATGGGGATCAAAGTATTGTTTAGAATGGCATGATGGATTGAAAGGTGGGAGTTCTTTTCACCAAGGTGACATTTTAATCAGCAGCAAAAGGATTCGTTCTCGTCCAGGCCAGATTAGTCAAAAG GTTCCATTGGATTACTCATTACGAGcttatttagaagttatttTCTTAGTTCCTCGAATGAAGATAAGTGTACAAGGGACACTG GTAAAAAGTCGACCACTAGGGAATTTCCTGACTCAAATTGTTATAGAAACTGATAACATCTTGGGAAGGCCTGTTGAATTAATTCTCGGATTTAGTCAATTAGAGTGGGAGCAAGCAAACTGTGGAATGTTTTTGTATTGGCATGGCCGCTTAATTGAG GATGAGCAGGATGGAAGGGTGTGGGTACATAATAACAAGCAGGGATTCCAAGACTCTCAACCATATGCATGTCTTGAGCAGTGGCTGGGTAGAAAAGCAGATAAATACTGGGACGATAATTTTGATTCTCTTACGTTG GACAAACAAAATTGTGTCTTCAAACCTGACCATGAGTGGGTGCAATGTGACAAGTGCAGAAAGTGGAGAATATTACCTTCTGATTTTGATAGCAGAAAATTACCTGTGCAATG GTTTTGTTATATGGATCCTTTCAAAGGTCAATGTGCAGATGCTGAACAGAAGATGGAACCTGGCATAGTTAATGTTTCCACGAAGCGGTCAGGTTATGATTGCTTGCTGAAGGATTCTGATAATGAAAAGATGGAGGTTGTTACAACCTCTGCTACAGGTTCAG
- the LOC114418934 gene encoding MORC family CW-type zinc finger protein 3-like isoform X1 — MVMPIILQKDRKIISAVKCLDPPFELPQELNITSLVSTKKISNLSKFPQFSLNPAPDTSRDLKEWGIFLNFLHKYDKVAIINFQKYKFFILPPSIASESSPVNVAYEIDNTCSVDTHPRDYESVECGGPNTAKDLKFPPRAEDHVNLFTAETCNEFQSRLPVKNFIRVDPSYLKTLGQVHSGWIFGGIAELVDNSRDAKATKMDIFVDLINLKKSGKDVPMLSVIDDGNGMNHAEVMKMVSFGHKQSDKDDKDHIGKFGVGFKTGAMRLGRDVLVLTQTTNSRSLAFLSQSLNEGKDNIEIPIVSYCRHGQRMEVDLSMQSEALAKYNLKAIKEFSPFNKYLIGEKAALFGGGTGTQIYIWNLDEWGSKYCLEWHDGLKGGSSFHQGDILISSKRIRSRPGQISQKVPLDYSLRAYLEVIFLVPRMKISVQGTLVKSRPLGNFLTQIVIETDNILGRPVELILGFSQLEWEQANCGMFLYWHGRLIEAYKRVGGMIHNADVGRGVIGVVNVTNLMDEQDGRVWVHNNKQGFQDSQPYACLEQWLGRKADKYWDDNFDSLTLDKQNCVFKPDHEWVQCDKCRKWRILPSDFDSRKLPVQWFCYMDPFKGQCADAEQKMEPGIVNVSTKRSGYDCLLKDSDNEKMEVVTTSATGSDEKLLNTEDVKFPALKRLKRGLKTMISTRHNHFF; from the exons ATGGTCATGCCCATTATTCTTCAGAAAGATAGGAAAATTATAAGCGCCGTGAAGTGCTTAGACCCGCCTTTTGAATT GCCACAAGAGTTGAACATAACTTCTCTAGTTTCAACAAAAAAGATATCTAACCTTTCAAAATTTCCCCAATTTTCACTAAATCCGGCTCCAGATACTTCACGTGACCTAAAAGAGTGGGGAATCTTTTTGAATTTTCTACACAAATATGACAAG GTTGCTATTATAAACTTTCAGAAGTACAAGTTTTTCATTCTACCCCCTTCTATAGCTTCAGAATCTAGCCCGGTCAATGTTGCATATGAGATAGATAATACATGTTCAGTAGATACTCATCCAAGGGATTATGAATCAG TGGAATGTGGTGGACCAAATACAGCTAAAGATCTTAAGTTTCCTCCTCGAGCTGAAGACCATGTCAATCTTTTTACAGCTGAAACTTGCAATGAATTTCAATCTCGACTCCCTGTGAAAAATTTCATACGGGTAGACCCAAGTTACCTGAAAACTCTTGGTCAGGTTCATTCTGGATGGATTTTTGGTGGAATAGCTGAGCTTGTTGATAATTCCAGAGATGCCAAAGCAACTAA GATGGACATTTTTGTAGATCTGATCAACTTAAAGAAATCTGGGAAGGATGTCCCTATGCTGTCAGTTATTGATGATGGTAATGGGATGAACCATGCGGAGGTTATGAAAATGGTATCTTTTGGGCACAAACAATCTGATAAAGATGACAAGGATCACATTGGCAAGTTTGGTGTTGGATTCAAA ACTGGAGCAATGAGGCTTGGGAGGGATGTCCTGGTTCTAACACAGACAACTAATTCCAGATCActagcttttctttcacaatcattGAATGAAGGCAAAGAT AATATTGAAATTCCCATAGTTAGTTATTGTCGACATGGACAACGTATGGAAGTTGACTTAAGTATGCAGTCTGAAGCTTTGGCTAAATACAATTTGAAAGCTATTAAGGAATTTTCACCCTTTAATAAGTATCTTATTGGTGAAAAGGCAGCCTTGTTTGGCGGCGGTACAGGAACACAGATATACATATGGAACTTGGATGAATGGGGATCAAAGTATTGTTTAGAATGGCATGATGGATTGAAAGGTGGGAGTTCTTTTCACCAAGGTGACATTTTAATCAGCAGCAAAAGGATTCGTTCTCGTCCAGGCCAGATTAGTCAAAAG GTTCCATTGGATTACTCATTACGAGcttatttagaagttatttTCTTAGTTCCTCGAATGAAGATAAGTGTACAAGGGACACTG GTAAAAAGTCGACCACTAGGGAATTTCCTGACTCAAATTGTTATAGAAACTGATAACATCTTGGGAAGGCCTGTTGAATTAATTCTCGGATTTAGTCAATTAGAGTGGGAGCAAGCAAACTGTGGAATGTTTTTGTATTGGCATGGCCGCTTAATTGAG GCTTACAAGAGAGTTGGTGGCATGATTCATAATGCAGATGTTGGCCGTGGTGTAATTGGTGTTGTAAATGTGACCAATTTAATG GATGAGCAGGATGGAAGGGTGTGGGTACATAATAACAAGCAGGGATTCCAAGACTCTCAACCATATGCATGTCTTGAGCAGTGGCTGGGTAGAAAAGCAGATAAATACTGGGACGATAATTTTGATTCTCTTACGTTG GACAAACAAAATTGTGTCTTCAAACCTGACCATGAGTGGGTGCAATGTGACAAGTGCAGAAAGTGGAGAATATTACCTTCTGATTTTGATAGCAGAAAATTACCTGTGCAATG GTTTTGTTATATGGATCCTTTCAAAGGTCAATGTGCAGATGCTGAACAGAAGATGGAACCTGGCATAGTTAATGTTTCCACGAAGCGGTCAGGTTATGATTGCTTGCTGAAGGATTCTGATAATGAAAAGATGGAGGTTGTTACAACCTCTGCTACAGGTTCAG
- the LOC114418934 gene encoding MORC family CW-type zinc finger protein 3-like isoform X2 — translation MVMPIILQKDRKIISAVKCLDPPFELPQELNITSLVSTKKISNLSKFPQFSLNPAPDTSRDLKEWGIFLNFLHKYDKVAIINFQKYKFFILPPSIASESSPVNVAYEIDNTCSVDTHPRDYESAKDLKFPPRAEDHVNLFTAETCNEFQSRLPVKNFIRVDPSYLKTLGQVHSGWIFGGIAELVDNSRDAKATKMDIFVDLINLKKSGKDVPMLSVIDDGNGMNHAEVMKMVSFGHKQSDKDDKDHIGKFGVGFKTGAMRLGRDVLVLTQTTNSRSLAFLSQSLNEGKDNIEIPIVSYCRHGQRMEVDLSMQSEALAKYNLKAIKEFSPFNKYLIGEKAALFGGGTGTQIYIWNLDEWGSKYCLEWHDGLKGGSSFHQGDILISSKRIRSRPGQISQKVPLDYSLRAYLEVIFLVPRMKISVQGTLVKSRPLGNFLTQIVIETDNILGRPVELILGFSQLEWEQANCGMFLYWHGRLIEAYKRVGGMIHNADVGRGVIGVVNVTNLMDEQDGRVWVHNNKQGFQDSQPYACLEQWLGRKADKYWDDNFDSLTLDKQNCVFKPDHEWVQCDKCRKWRILPSDFDSRKLPVQWFCYMDPFKGQCADAEQKMEPGIVNVSTKRSGYDCLLKDSDNEKMEVVTTSATGSDEKLLNTEDVKFPALKRLKRGLKTMISTRHNHFF, via the exons ATGGTCATGCCCATTATTCTTCAGAAAGATAGGAAAATTATAAGCGCCGTGAAGTGCTTAGACCCGCCTTTTGAATT GCCACAAGAGTTGAACATAACTTCTCTAGTTTCAACAAAAAAGATATCTAACCTTTCAAAATTTCCCCAATTTTCACTAAATCCGGCTCCAGATACTTCACGTGACCTAAAAGAGTGGGGAATCTTTTTGAATTTTCTACACAAATATGACAAG GTTGCTATTATAAACTTTCAGAAGTACAAGTTTTTCATTCTACCCCCTTCTATAGCTTCAGAATCTAGCCCGGTCAATGTTGCATATGAGATAGATAATACATGTTCAGTAGATACTCATCCAAGGGATTATGAATCAG CTAAAGATCTTAAGTTTCCTCCTCGAGCTGAAGACCATGTCAATCTTTTTACAGCTGAAACTTGCAATGAATTTCAATCTCGACTCCCTGTGAAAAATTTCATACGGGTAGACCCAAGTTACCTGAAAACTCTTGGTCAGGTTCATTCTGGATGGATTTTTGGTGGAATAGCTGAGCTTGTTGATAATTCCAGAGATGCCAAAGCAACTAA GATGGACATTTTTGTAGATCTGATCAACTTAAAGAAATCTGGGAAGGATGTCCCTATGCTGTCAGTTATTGATGATGGTAATGGGATGAACCATGCGGAGGTTATGAAAATGGTATCTTTTGGGCACAAACAATCTGATAAAGATGACAAGGATCACATTGGCAAGTTTGGTGTTGGATTCAAA ACTGGAGCAATGAGGCTTGGGAGGGATGTCCTGGTTCTAACACAGACAACTAATTCCAGATCActagcttttctttcacaatcattGAATGAAGGCAAAGAT AATATTGAAATTCCCATAGTTAGTTATTGTCGACATGGACAACGTATGGAAGTTGACTTAAGTATGCAGTCTGAAGCTTTGGCTAAATACAATTTGAAAGCTATTAAGGAATTTTCACCCTTTAATAAGTATCTTATTGGTGAAAAGGCAGCCTTGTTTGGCGGCGGTACAGGAACACAGATATACATATGGAACTTGGATGAATGGGGATCAAAGTATTGTTTAGAATGGCATGATGGATTGAAAGGTGGGAGTTCTTTTCACCAAGGTGACATTTTAATCAGCAGCAAAAGGATTCGTTCTCGTCCAGGCCAGATTAGTCAAAAG GTTCCATTGGATTACTCATTACGAGcttatttagaagttatttTCTTAGTTCCTCGAATGAAGATAAGTGTACAAGGGACACTG GTAAAAAGTCGACCACTAGGGAATTTCCTGACTCAAATTGTTATAGAAACTGATAACATCTTGGGAAGGCCTGTTGAATTAATTCTCGGATTTAGTCAATTAGAGTGGGAGCAAGCAAACTGTGGAATGTTTTTGTATTGGCATGGCCGCTTAATTGAG GCTTACAAGAGAGTTGGTGGCATGATTCATAATGCAGATGTTGGCCGTGGTGTAATTGGTGTTGTAAATGTGACCAATTTAATG GATGAGCAGGATGGAAGGGTGTGGGTACATAATAACAAGCAGGGATTCCAAGACTCTCAACCATATGCATGTCTTGAGCAGTGGCTGGGTAGAAAAGCAGATAAATACTGGGACGATAATTTTGATTCTCTTACGTTG GACAAACAAAATTGTGTCTTCAAACCTGACCATGAGTGGGTGCAATGTGACAAGTGCAGAAAGTGGAGAATATTACCTTCTGATTTTGATAGCAGAAAATTACCTGTGCAATG GTTTTGTTATATGGATCCTTTCAAAGGTCAATGTGCAGATGCTGAACAGAAGATGGAACCTGGCATAGTTAATGTTTCCACGAAGCGGTCAGGTTATGATTGCTTGCTGAAGGATTCTGATAATGAAAAGATGGAGGTTGTTACAACCTCTGCTACAGGTTCAG
- the LOC114418934 gene encoding MORC family CW-type zinc finger protein 3-like isoform X4: MVMPIILQKDRKIISAVKCLDPPFELPQELNITSLVSTKKISNLSKFPQFSLNPAPDTSRDLKEWGIFLNFLHKYDKVAIINFQKYKFFILPPSIASESSPVNVAYEIDNTCSVDTHPRDYESAETCNEFQSRLPVKNFIRVDPSYLKTLGQVHSGWIFGGIAELVDNSRDAKATKMDIFVDLINLKKSGKDVPMLSVIDDGNGMNHAEVMKMVSFGHKQSDKDDKDHIGKFGVGFKTGAMRLGRDVLVLTQTTNSRSLAFLSQSLNEGKDNIEIPIVSYCRHGQRMEVDLSMQSEALAKYNLKAIKEFSPFNKYLIGEKAALFGGGTGTQIYIWNLDEWGSKYCLEWHDGLKGGSSFHQGDILISSKRIRSRPGQISQKVPLDYSLRAYLEVIFLVPRMKISVQGTLVKSRPLGNFLTQIVIETDNILGRPVELILGFSQLEWEQANCGMFLYWHGRLIEAYKRVGGMIHNADVGRGVIGVVNVTNLMDEQDGRVWVHNNKQGFQDSQPYACLEQWLGRKADKYWDDNFDSLTLDKQNCVFKPDHEWVQCDKCRKWRILPSDFDSRKLPVQWFCYMDPFKGQCADAEQKMEPGIVNVSTKRSGYDCLLKDSDNEKMEVVTTSATGSDEKLLNTEDVKFPALKRLKRGLKTMISTRHNHFF; the protein is encoded by the exons ATGGTCATGCCCATTATTCTTCAGAAAGATAGGAAAATTATAAGCGCCGTGAAGTGCTTAGACCCGCCTTTTGAATT GCCACAAGAGTTGAACATAACTTCTCTAGTTTCAACAAAAAAGATATCTAACCTTTCAAAATTTCCCCAATTTTCACTAAATCCGGCTCCAGATACTTCACGTGACCTAAAAGAGTGGGGAATCTTTTTGAATTTTCTACACAAATATGACAAG GTTGCTATTATAAACTTTCAGAAGTACAAGTTTTTCATTCTACCCCCTTCTATAGCTTCAGAATCTAGCCCGGTCAATGTTGCATATGAGATAGATAATACATGTTCAGTAGATACTCATCCAAGGGATTATGAATCAG CTGAAACTTGCAATGAATTTCAATCTCGACTCCCTGTGAAAAATTTCATACGGGTAGACCCAAGTTACCTGAAAACTCTTGGTCAGGTTCATTCTGGATGGATTTTTGGTGGAATAGCTGAGCTTGTTGATAATTCCAGAGATGCCAAAGCAACTAA GATGGACATTTTTGTAGATCTGATCAACTTAAAGAAATCTGGGAAGGATGTCCCTATGCTGTCAGTTATTGATGATGGTAATGGGATGAACCATGCGGAGGTTATGAAAATGGTATCTTTTGGGCACAAACAATCTGATAAAGATGACAAGGATCACATTGGCAAGTTTGGTGTTGGATTCAAA ACTGGAGCAATGAGGCTTGGGAGGGATGTCCTGGTTCTAACACAGACAACTAATTCCAGATCActagcttttctttcacaatcattGAATGAAGGCAAAGAT AATATTGAAATTCCCATAGTTAGTTATTGTCGACATGGACAACGTATGGAAGTTGACTTAAGTATGCAGTCTGAAGCTTTGGCTAAATACAATTTGAAAGCTATTAAGGAATTTTCACCCTTTAATAAGTATCTTATTGGTGAAAAGGCAGCCTTGTTTGGCGGCGGTACAGGAACACAGATATACATATGGAACTTGGATGAATGGGGATCAAAGTATTGTTTAGAATGGCATGATGGATTGAAAGGTGGGAGTTCTTTTCACCAAGGTGACATTTTAATCAGCAGCAAAAGGATTCGTTCTCGTCCAGGCCAGATTAGTCAAAAG GTTCCATTGGATTACTCATTACGAGcttatttagaagttatttTCTTAGTTCCTCGAATGAAGATAAGTGTACAAGGGACACTG GTAAAAAGTCGACCACTAGGGAATTTCCTGACTCAAATTGTTATAGAAACTGATAACATCTTGGGAAGGCCTGTTGAATTAATTCTCGGATTTAGTCAATTAGAGTGGGAGCAAGCAAACTGTGGAATGTTTTTGTATTGGCATGGCCGCTTAATTGAG GCTTACAAGAGAGTTGGTGGCATGATTCATAATGCAGATGTTGGCCGTGGTGTAATTGGTGTTGTAAATGTGACCAATTTAATG GATGAGCAGGATGGAAGGGTGTGGGTACATAATAACAAGCAGGGATTCCAAGACTCTCAACCATATGCATGTCTTGAGCAGTGGCTGGGTAGAAAAGCAGATAAATACTGGGACGATAATTTTGATTCTCTTACGTTG GACAAACAAAATTGTGTCTTCAAACCTGACCATGAGTGGGTGCAATGTGACAAGTGCAGAAAGTGGAGAATATTACCTTCTGATTTTGATAGCAGAAAATTACCTGTGCAATG GTTTTGTTATATGGATCCTTTCAAAGGTCAATGTGCAGATGCTGAACAGAAGATGGAACCTGGCATAGTTAATGTTTCCACGAAGCGGTCAGGTTATGATTGCTTGCTGAAGGATTCTGATAATGAAAAGATGGAGGTTGTTACAACCTCTGCTACAGGTTCAG
- the LOC114418934 gene encoding MORC family CW-type zinc finger protein 3-like isoform X3 → MVMPIILQKDRKIISAVKCLDPPFELPQELNITSLVSTKKISNLSKFPQFSLNPAPDTSRDLKEWGIFLNFLHKYDKVAIINFQKYKFFILPPSIASESSPVNVAYEIDNTCSVDTHPRDYESVECGGPNTAKDLKFPPRAEDHVNLFTAETCNEFQSRLPVKNFIRVDPSYLKTLGQVHSGWIFGGIAELVDNSRDAKATKMDIFVDLINLKKSGKDVPMLSVIDDGNGMNHAEVMKMVSFGHKQSDKDDKDHIGKFGVGFKTGAMRLGRDVLVLTQTTNSRSLAFLSQSLNEGKDNIEIPIVSYCRHGQRMEVDLSMQSEALAKYNLKAIKEFSPFNKYLIGEKAALFGGGTGTQIYIWNLDEWGSKYCLEWHDGLKGGSSFHQGDILISSKRIRSRPGQISQKVPLDYSLRAYLEVIFLVPRMKISVQGTLVKSRPLGNFLTQIVIETDNILGRPVELILGFSQLEWEQANCGMFLYWHGRLIEAYKRVGGMIHNADVGRGVIGVVNVTNLMDEQDGRVWVHNNKQGFQDSQPYACLEQWLGRKADKYWDDNFDSLTLDKQNCVFKPDHEWVQCDKCRKWRILPSDFDSRKLPVQWFCYMDPFKGQCADAEQKMEPGIVNVSTKRSGYDCLLKDSDNEKMEVVTTSATGSVIGMCRRNDTSSMVNGYVP, encoded by the exons ATGGTCATGCCCATTATTCTTCAGAAAGATAGGAAAATTATAAGCGCCGTGAAGTGCTTAGACCCGCCTTTTGAATT GCCACAAGAGTTGAACATAACTTCTCTAGTTTCAACAAAAAAGATATCTAACCTTTCAAAATTTCCCCAATTTTCACTAAATCCGGCTCCAGATACTTCACGTGACCTAAAAGAGTGGGGAATCTTTTTGAATTTTCTACACAAATATGACAAG GTTGCTATTATAAACTTTCAGAAGTACAAGTTTTTCATTCTACCCCCTTCTATAGCTTCAGAATCTAGCCCGGTCAATGTTGCATATGAGATAGATAATACATGTTCAGTAGATACTCATCCAAGGGATTATGAATCAG TGGAATGTGGTGGACCAAATACAGCTAAAGATCTTAAGTTTCCTCCTCGAGCTGAAGACCATGTCAATCTTTTTACAGCTGAAACTTGCAATGAATTTCAATCTCGACTCCCTGTGAAAAATTTCATACGGGTAGACCCAAGTTACCTGAAAACTCTTGGTCAGGTTCATTCTGGATGGATTTTTGGTGGAATAGCTGAGCTTGTTGATAATTCCAGAGATGCCAAAGCAACTAA GATGGACATTTTTGTAGATCTGATCAACTTAAAGAAATCTGGGAAGGATGTCCCTATGCTGTCAGTTATTGATGATGGTAATGGGATGAACCATGCGGAGGTTATGAAAATGGTATCTTTTGGGCACAAACAATCTGATAAAGATGACAAGGATCACATTGGCAAGTTTGGTGTTGGATTCAAA ACTGGAGCAATGAGGCTTGGGAGGGATGTCCTGGTTCTAACACAGACAACTAATTCCAGATCActagcttttctttcacaatcattGAATGAAGGCAAAGAT AATATTGAAATTCCCATAGTTAGTTATTGTCGACATGGACAACGTATGGAAGTTGACTTAAGTATGCAGTCTGAAGCTTTGGCTAAATACAATTTGAAAGCTATTAAGGAATTTTCACCCTTTAATAAGTATCTTATTGGTGAAAAGGCAGCCTTGTTTGGCGGCGGTACAGGAACACAGATATACATATGGAACTTGGATGAATGGGGATCAAAGTATTGTTTAGAATGGCATGATGGATTGAAAGGTGGGAGTTCTTTTCACCAAGGTGACATTTTAATCAGCAGCAAAAGGATTCGTTCTCGTCCAGGCCAGATTAGTCAAAAG GTTCCATTGGATTACTCATTACGAGcttatttagaagttatttTCTTAGTTCCTCGAATGAAGATAAGTGTACAAGGGACACTG GTAAAAAGTCGACCACTAGGGAATTTCCTGACTCAAATTGTTATAGAAACTGATAACATCTTGGGAAGGCCTGTTGAATTAATTCTCGGATTTAGTCAATTAGAGTGGGAGCAAGCAAACTGTGGAATGTTTTTGTATTGGCATGGCCGCTTAATTGAG GCTTACAAGAGAGTTGGTGGCATGATTCATAATGCAGATGTTGGCCGTGGTGTAATTGGTGTTGTAAATGTGACCAATTTAATG GATGAGCAGGATGGAAGGGTGTGGGTACATAATAACAAGCAGGGATTCCAAGACTCTCAACCATATGCATGTCTTGAGCAGTGGCTGGGTAGAAAAGCAGATAAATACTGGGACGATAATTTTGATTCTCTTACGTTG GACAAACAAAATTGTGTCTTCAAACCTGACCATGAGTGGGTGCAATGTGACAAGTGCAGAAAGTGGAGAATATTACCTTCTGATTTTGATAGCAGAAAATTACCTGTGCAATG GTTTTGTTATATGGATCCTTTCAAAGGTCAATGTGCAGATGCTGAACAGAAGATGGAACCTGGCATAGTTAATGTTTCCACGAAGCGGTCAGGTTATGATTGCTTGCTGAAGGATTCTGATAATGAAAAGATGGAGGTTGTTACAACCTCTGCTACAGGTTCAG TTATAGGTATGTGCAGGAGAAATGACACATCATCTATGGTGAATGGTTATGTCCCCTAA